The Nocardioides sp. S5 genome includes a window with the following:
- a CDS encoding TraR/DksA C4-type zinc finger protein → MDDVRRRLAEERSTTLARLASLTADHDAVVAASLDTNADDEHDPEGATIAFERSQIGALARQVRHHLAEVDDAIERVDAGTYGVCERCGAPIGTDRLDALPAARFCIRCAAAG, encoded by the coding sequence ATGGACGACGTACGCCGGCGCCTGGCCGAGGAGCGCAGCACGACCCTCGCGCGGCTGGCGAGCCTGACCGCCGACCACGACGCCGTGGTCGCGGCGTCGCTGGACACCAACGCCGACGACGAGCACGACCCCGAGGGCGCGACCATCGCCTTCGAGCGATCTCAGATCGGGGCCCTCGCCCGACAGGTGCGCCACCACCTCGCCGAGGTCGACGACGCGATCGAGCGGGTCGACGCCGGGACCTACGGGGTCTGCGAGCGCTGCGGCGCGCCGATCGGCACGGACCGGCTCGACGCGCTCCCGGCCGCGCGGTTCTGCATCCGGTGCGCGGCGGCCGGGTGA
- a CDS encoding DEAD/DEAH box helicase, which produces MPSSRQSRSRRSSARRGGTRRQERPLPVAGPGERLWVLDVPYGTQVDGATWHPAVRTHLHVGRALPAHLEPYAPGPWTLGRFIENTLNPHRPTPDPEPGDALEPRRIQFEAADAIADRAAAGGRAFLLADEPGVGKTISAVLGAIAAGDLRGARRVLVVADRPAAITIGHWCRTITALGSGGLEWVVITWDRLDKVADHTWDVIIADEAHALRRTTTKRWKLWARISGHGKAHDRAPFVIATTATPGHTPLELPYLAPAYAQVLGEPVKEWTSTTRPGEVFAGALERHGVGVDRGRYGATWTADPERRASDLALVRGWLADERPAAMLHRAAPWGPVPISGMPVTLTPSERTAYEAEWGEFCREMDIARRGRNVAKGRAALLRFRQKAGLLRVDSTVAWIAQQVEAERQVACSVEFVGTAADPIADRLRDSGIDVATIYGRDRFDPEAERLRFQTGEAKVCVFTAVASMSLHAGEALADGRRASTEPRVGVFHQARFSGIAGRQVTGRTHRDHQVSPWHIAYAEGTVEEQVGKVMVERIAAASDTVGGDTTGLTGVARLLGADWLPATTLTEDA; this is translated from the coding sequence ATGCCCAGCTCCCGGCAGTCCCGCTCCCGCCGATCCAGCGCTCGCCGGGGCGGCACCCGACGGCAGGAGCGGCCCCTGCCGGTCGCCGGGCCCGGCGAGCGGCTGTGGGTGCTCGACGTCCCCTACGGGACGCAGGTCGACGGCGCCACCTGGCACCCGGCCGTGCGGACCCACCTCCACGTCGGGCGCGCCCTGCCCGCCCACCTCGAGCCCTACGCACCGGGGCCGTGGACGCTCGGCCGCTTCATCGAGAACACCCTGAACCCCCACCGACCGACTCCGGACCCCGAGCCGGGCGACGCGCTCGAGCCCCGGAGGATCCAGTTCGAGGCGGCCGACGCGATCGCGGATCGCGCCGCCGCGGGCGGGCGGGCCTTCCTGCTCGCCGACGAGCCGGGCGTGGGCAAGACGATCTCCGCCGTCCTCGGGGCGATCGCGGCGGGCGACCTCCGCGGGGCGCGGCGGGTGCTCGTCGTCGCGGACCGGCCCGCGGCGATCACGATCGGCCACTGGTGCCGCACGATCACCGCGCTCGGCAGCGGCGGGCTGGAGTGGGTGGTGATCACGTGGGACCGGCTGGACAAGGTCGCGGACCACACCTGGGACGTGATCATCGCCGACGAAGCCCACGCGCTGCGGCGTACGACGACGAAGCGGTGGAAGCTCTGGGCCCGGATCTCCGGGCACGGCAAGGCGCACGACCGCGCACCGTTCGTCATCGCGACAACGGCGACCCCCGGCCACACGCCGCTCGAGCTGCCCTACCTCGCACCGGCGTACGCCCAGGTGCTGGGCGAGCCGGTGAAGGAATGGACCTCCACGACCCGGCCCGGCGAGGTGTTCGCCGGCGCGCTCGAGCGCCACGGCGTCGGGGTCGACCGGGGTCGCTACGGCGCCACGTGGACCGCCGACCCGGAGCGACGCGCCTCGGACCTCGCGCTCGTGCGCGGGTGGCTGGCCGACGAGCGGCCCGCGGCGATGCTGCACCGCGCGGCACCGTGGGGACCCGTGCCGATCTCGGGCATGCCGGTGACGCTCACGCCGTCGGAGCGCACGGCGTACGAGGCCGAGTGGGGCGAGTTCTGCCGTGAGATGGACATCGCCCGACGTGGACGCAACGTGGCCAAGGGACGGGCCGCGCTGCTGCGCTTCCGGCAGAAGGCCGGGCTGCTGCGGGTCGACTCGACGGTCGCCTGGATCGCCCAGCAGGTCGAGGCGGAGCGCCAGGTGGCGTGCTCGGTCGAGTTCGTCGGGACCGCGGCCGACCCGATCGCCGACCGGCTGCGCGACTCCGGCATCGACGTCGCCACGATCTACGGCCGCGACCGGTTCGACCCGGAGGCCGAGCGGCTCCGGTTCCAGACCGGCGAGGCGAAGGTCTGCGTCTTCACCGCGGTCGCCTCGATGAGCCTGCACGCCGGCGAGGCCCTCGCCGACGGTCGACGTGCGAGCACCGAGCCGCGCGTCGGTGTCTTCCACCAGGCCCGCTTCTCGGGCATCGCCGGCCGACAGGTGACCGGCCGCACGCACCGCGACCACCAGGTGTCGCCGTGGCACATCGCCTATGCCGAGGGCACCGTCGAGGAGCAGGTCGGCAAGGTGATGGTGGAGCGGATCGCCGCGGCATCCGACACCGTCGGCGGCGACACCACCGGCCTCACCGGCGTCGCCCGGCTCCTCGGGGCCGACTGGCTGCCCGCCACGACCCTGACGGAGGACGCCTGA
- a CDS encoding DUF2306 domain-containing protein has translation MTTTAARPTAPPRARRDWGIPASLLLLAAIPSASGVARLVDLSGGRTEENARFFDLPLPILVHILGATTYLVLGAFQLMPSLRRTRPRWHRWSGRVLVPAGVAGGLSGMWMAVWSDLPAYDNEALMWLRLLFGSVMVGGLVLGLLAIRRRDVSTHQRWMARAYAVAQGAGTQALVLGPVVVVAGQPSGNLKALGMGAAWVINLVVAEWLVRRSEAGRRG, from the coding sequence ATGACGACCACCGCCGCCCGCCCCACCGCCCCGCCCCGCGCCCGCCGCGACTGGGGGATCCCCGCGAGCCTGCTGCTGCTCGCGGCCATCCCGTCGGCGTCCGGCGTCGCCCGCCTGGTCGACCTGTCGGGCGGGCGGACCGAGGAGAACGCCCGGTTCTTCGACCTCCCGCTGCCGATCCTCGTGCACATCCTCGGCGCGACGACGTACCTCGTGCTGGGCGCCTTCCAGCTCATGCCGTCGCTGCGGCGCACGCGCCCGCGCTGGCACCGGTGGAGCGGACGGGTCCTCGTCCCGGCAGGCGTGGCCGGCGGGCTGAGCGGCATGTGGATGGCGGTGTGGTCGGACCTCCCGGCCTACGACAACGAGGCGCTGATGTGGCTGCGGCTGCTCTTCGGCTCGGTCATGGTCGGCGGACTGGTGCTCGGGCTCCTCGCGATCCGTCGCCGCGACGTGAGCACCCACCAGCGCTGGATGGCCCGGGCGTACGCCGTCGCGCAGGGCGCCGGCACGCAGGCGCTCGTCCTCGGCCCGGTCGTCGTGGTCGCCGGTCAGCCGAGCGGCAACCTGAAGGCCCTGGGCATGGGTGCTGCGTGGGTGATCAACCTCGTGGTCGCCGAGTGGCTGGTGCGGAGGTCGGAGGCGGGCCGTCGTGGCTGA
- a CDS encoding branched-chain amino acid aminotransferase has product MQISTIATTTPVDDARLAEVLANPGFGQHFTDHMLTVEWTPEQGWHDARITPYGPLTLDPATAVLHYAQETFEGMKAYRHDDGSIWTFRPEQNAARMVRSSQRLAFPELPVEDFVECVDALVAVDQRWVPGSEGEKSLYLRPFMFASETFLGVRPAQHVTFMVIASPAGAYFKGGIKPVNLWLSETYTRAGRGGMGAAKTGGNYAASLAAQREAIEQGCDQVVFLDDQEFRYIEELGGMNLFFVHADGHVVTPETGTILEGITRASIIELAGSLGHAVEERKFSLDEWRDGVASGEITEVFACGTAAVVTPVGELRSPEGVTPAPSSTELTMRIREALVGMQFGRTEDTFGWMHRVV; this is encoded by the coding sequence ATGCAGATCAGCACCATCGCGACCACCACGCCCGTCGACGACGCCCGCCTGGCCGAGGTCCTCGCCAACCCGGGCTTCGGCCAGCACTTCACCGACCACATGCTCACGGTGGAGTGGACGCCGGAGCAGGGCTGGCACGACGCGCGCATCACGCCCTACGGCCCCCTGACGCTGGACCCCGCGACCGCGGTGCTGCACTACGCGCAGGAGACGTTCGAGGGCATGAAGGCCTACCGTCACGACGACGGATCGATCTGGACCTTCCGTCCCGAGCAGAACGCGGCGCGGATGGTGCGCTCCTCGCAGCGCCTGGCCTTCCCCGAGCTGCCGGTCGAGGACTTCGTGGAGTGCGTCGACGCGCTCGTGGCGGTCGACCAGCGGTGGGTGCCCGGCAGCGAGGGGGAGAAGTCGCTCTACCTGCGGCCCTTCATGTTCGCCTCCGAGACCTTCCTCGGAGTGCGGCCGGCGCAGCACGTGACCTTCATGGTCATCGCCTCCCCCGCGGGCGCCTACTTCAAGGGCGGCATCAAGCCGGTCAACCTCTGGCTCTCGGAGACCTACACCCGCGCCGGCCGTGGTGGCATGGGCGCGGCCAAGACCGGTGGCAACTACGCCGCGTCGCTCGCCGCGCAGCGCGAGGCCATCGAGCAGGGCTGCGACCAGGTGGTGTTCCTCGACGACCAGGAGTTCCGCTACATCGAGGAGCTCGGCGGGATGAATCTCTTCTTCGTCCACGCCGACGGCCACGTCGTCACCCCGGAGACCGGCACGATCCTCGAGGGCATCACCCGCGCCTCGATCATCGAGCTCGCAGGCTCGCTGGGCCACGCCGTGGAGGAGCGGAAGTTCTCCCTCGACGAGTGGCGCGACGGCGTCGCCTCGGGCGAGATCACCGAGGTCTTCGCCTGCGGCACCGCCGCCGTCGTGACCCCCGTCGGTGAGCTCCGCTCGCCGGAGGGAGTGACCCCCGCCCCGTCGAGCACCGAGCTGACGATGCGGATCCGCGAGGCGCTGGTGGGCATGCAGTTCGGCCGCACCGAGGACACCTTCGGCTGGATGCACCGGGTGGTCTGA
- a CDS encoding 3-isopropylmalate dehydrogenase, producing the protein MPDTPQTASDTGSPRSQTLAVIPGDGIGPEVTAEALKVLEAASPVTFESTRYDLGAERYLATGEVLPDSVLAEIREHDAILLGAVGGKPNDPNLPPGILERGLLLKLRFELDHYVNLRPSRLYPGSASPLADSVLERGEIDFVVVREGTEGPYTGNGGALRVGTPAEVATEVSVNTAYGVERVVRDAFARAEKRPRRKVTLVHKTNVLTNAGSLWWRLFQSVAAEHPGVETDYIHIDAAMIFMVTDPARFDVIVTDNLFGDIVTDLAAAITGGIGLAASGNVNPDRTAPSMFEPVHGSAPDIAGQQKADPTAAILSGALLLDHLGHPEAAARIEKAVLGDLSERTPGTTRRTSEVGDAIAARL; encoded by the coding sequence ATGCCAGACACCCCGCAGACTGCGTCCGACACCGGCAGCCCTCGGAGCCAGACCCTCGCCGTCATCCCCGGCGACGGGATCGGCCCGGAGGTGACCGCCGAGGCCCTCAAGGTCCTCGAGGCGGCCTCCCCGGTGACGTTCGAGTCCACGCGCTACGACCTCGGCGCGGAGCGCTACCTCGCCACCGGCGAGGTGCTGCCCGACTCGGTGCTCGCGGAGATCCGCGAGCACGACGCGATCCTGCTGGGAGCCGTCGGCGGCAAGCCCAACGACCCGAACCTGCCCCCCGGCATCCTCGAGCGCGGGCTGCTGCTCAAGCTGCGCTTCGAGCTCGACCACTACGTCAACCTCCGCCCGTCGCGGCTCTACCCCGGCTCGGCCTCACCCCTGGCCGACTCCGTGCTCGAGCGCGGCGAGATCGACTTCGTCGTCGTGCGCGAGGGCACCGAGGGCCCCTACACGGGCAACGGCGGTGCCCTGCGCGTCGGCACCCCGGCGGAGGTCGCCACCGAGGTCTCGGTCAACACGGCGTACGGCGTCGAGCGGGTGGTCCGCGACGCCTTCGCCCGCGCCGAGAAGCGACCGCGGAGGAAGGTGACCCTGGTCCACAAGACCAACGTGCTCACCAACGCCGGCTCGCTGTGGTGGCGCCTCTTCCAGTCGGTCGCCGCGGAGCACCCGGGCGTGGAGACCGACTACATCCACATCGACGCGGCCATGATCTTCATGGTCACCGACCCCGCCCGCTTCGACGTGATCGTCACCGACAACCTCTTCGGCGACATCGTCACCGACCTCGCCGCCGCCATCACCGGTGGCATCGGGCTGGCCGCCTCCGGCAACGTCAACCCCGACCGGACGGCGCCGTCGATGTTCGAGCCGGTCCACGGATCCGCCCCCGACATCGCCGGGCAGCAGAAGGCCGACCCGACCGCCGCGATCCTCTCCGGCGCGCTGCTGCTCGACCACCTCGGCCACCCCGAGGCGGCGGCGCGGATCGAGAAAGCCGTGCTGGGCGACCTCTCCGAGCGCACGCCCGGCACCACCCGGCGTACGAGCGAGGTCGGGGACGCCATCGCCGCCCGACTCTGA
- a CDS encoding class I SAM-dependent methyltransferase, with protein MDDTLGDLMSAPPELPDVVQRAFDVCRQAGYVAFCRNETGRLLATLAATRGGTMAEFGTGCGVGTAWLRSGVRNGARILTAELDESLAGAAAKIFDDDAKVEVLAADWNVLRDRGPFSLLFLDSGSPSEVGVESVIDLVEPGGIVVLDDFAPCESWPPITYGRVDTLREQWLTDDRFTAVEVMVAADASAVIATRR; from the coding sequence ATGGATGACACACTCGGCGACCTCATGTCTGCTCCCCCCGAACTCCCCGACGTCGTCCAGCGCGCCTTCGACGTGTGCCGCCAGGCCGGCTACGTCGCCTTCTGCCGCAACGAGACCGGCCGGCTGCTGGCCACGCTCGCCGCCACGCGCGGGGGCACGATGGCCGAGTTCGGCACCGGCTGCGGCGTCGGCACCGCCTGGCTGCGCAGCGGCGTACGCAACGGGGCGCGGATCCTGACCGCCGAGCTCGACGAGTCGCTCGCCGGCGCCGCCGCCAAGATCTTCGACGACGACGCCAAGGTCGAGGTGCTCGCCGCCGACTGGAACGTGCTGCGCGACCGCGGCCCCTTCTCCCTGCTCTTCCTCGACTCCGGCTCCCCGTCCGAGGTGGGCGTGGAGTCGGTGATCGACCTCGTCGAGCCCGGCGGCATCGTGGTGCTCGACGACTTCGCGCCCTGCGAGTCGTGGCCGCCGATCACCTACGGCCGTGTCGACACACTGCGCGAGCAGTGGCTCACCGACGACCGCTTCACCGCGGTCGAGGTGATGGTCGCCGCCGACGCCTCGGCCGTGATCGCGACGCGTCGCTGA
- a CDS encoding gamma-glutamyltransferase, whose protein sequence is MTGLAVAAPNPAAADAAEQVARAGGSAVDAAIAAALVAMVNEVGLVSLSSGGFVAVQPAAGSAYTVDGWVDRPGIGRGPDAEQARTWDVTTAYGGGVTITIGPGSVATHGSLAAFGEAHARDGRLPWRELVAPSVDVARGGFRLGSASRYYLDHVHETVFGWDRASHDALHDADGRVTTDRVVVADLAGTLEHVADAGPRALHEGDLAALVAADLQARGGLLGAADLAAYAPVVRAPLTTRVGGWRLATTPPPSVGGVVVASMLRLLDGHPLAGWDEADVEHLVRVQRAVLGHRREVLETASDLDAASRAWLDRVDADHRAVLESGSTAHVSVSDAEGGACSITVSSGYGAGMIAAGTGIWLNNCLGEQELNPPGRPLAPGSRLLSNMAPTVGRHDDGATLAIGSPGADRITTAVVSALAGFLNGGLDLATAVAHPRVHVHRAGLADEEVRVEDELSMYFGGVGAALTGADGHLEAVADPRREGVARLVGR, encoded by the coding sequence ATGACCGGACTGGCCGTCGCCGCCCCGAACCCCGCCGCGGCCGACGCCGCCGAGCAGGTCGCGCGCGCCGGGGGCTCCGCCGTCGACGCCGCGATCGCCGCCGCGCTGGTCGCGATGGTCAACGAGGTCGGCCTCGTCTCGCTCAGCTCGGGCGGCTTCGTCGCGGTGCAGCCGGCGGCAGGATCGGCGTACACCGTGGACGGGTGGGTCGACCGCCCCGGGATCGGGCGCGGACCCGACGCGGAGCAGGCGCGCACCTGGGACGTGACGACGGCCTACGGCGGCGGGGTGACGATCACGATCGGGCCCGGCTCGGTCGCCACGCACGGTTCGCTGGCGGCCTTCGGCGAGGCGCACGCCCGCGACGGACGGCTGCCGTGGCGCGAGCTCGTGGCACCTTCCGTCGACGTGGCCCGGGGCGGCTTCCGGCTCGGCTCGGCGTCGCGCTACTACCTCGACCACGTCCACGAGACCGTCTTCGGCTGGGACCGCGCCAGCCACGACGCGTTGCACGACGCCGACGGACGCGTGACCACGGACCGGGTGGTGGTCGCGGACCTCGCCGGCACGCTCGAGCACGTCGCCGACGCCGGCCCGCGCGCCCTGCACGAGGGCGACCTCGCCGCGCTCGTCGCCGCGGACCTGCAGGCGCGCGGCGGGCTGCTCGGCGCGGCCGACCTCGCGGCGTACGCCCCGGTCGTGCGCGCGCCCCTGACCACGCGCGTCGGCGGCTGGCGCCTCGCCACCACCCCTCCCCCGTCGGTGGGCGGCGTCGTGGTCGCCTCGATGCTGCGGCTGCTCGACGGGCACCCGCTGGCCGGGTGGGACGAGGCCGACGTGGAGCACCTCGTGCGGGTGCAGCGCGCGGTGCTGGGCCACCGACGCGAGGTGCTCGAGACGGCGTCCGACCTGGACGCGGCGTCGCGGGCGTGGCTTGATCGCGTCGACGCCGACCACCGCGCGGTGCTGGAGTCGGGCTCGACCGCGCACGTGTCGGTCTCCGACGCCGAGGGCGGCGCGTGCTCGATCACCGTGTCGTCGGGCTACGGCGCCGGGATGATCGCCGCCGGCACCGGCATCTGGCTCAACAACTGCCTCGGCGAGCAGGAGCTCAACCCGCCCGGACGGCCCCTCGCGCCCGGCTCCCGGCTGCTGTCCAACATGGCGCCCACCGTCGGCCGGCACGACGACGGCGCCACCCTGGCGATCGGCTCCCCCGGCGCGGACCGCATCACGACCGCCGTGGTGTCGGCCCTGGCGGGCTTCCTCAACGGAGGCCTCGACCTCGCGACCGCGGTCGCGCACCCGCGCGTGCACGTCCACCGGGCCGGCCTGGCCGACGAGGAGGTGCGCGTCGAGGACGAGCTGTCGATGTACTTCGGCGGGGTGGGCGCGGCGCTCACCGGCGCCGACGGGCACCTCGAGGCGGTCGCGGACCCGCGGCGCGAGGGCGTGGCCCGGCTCGTCGGCCGGTAG
- a CDS encoding signal peptidase I: MTATSVLDGDLQRPAASPRHASEVRDWTRLAGVLLARIYRTFVLGLVVIAVAPVVLGWGSYVVRSGSMEPSIRVGDVVVAKPWADDHRVRVGRVFVYDDPATTRPHLMVHRVVELRDDGDYTTAGDANELTDVTPLPRSDIRATAVLLVPHAGLPVTWLQAGRWLPLAAWLLVTVAAFALATRRLDGEPPRWRLLRILRDRFTSRPPPDGPSSSGGTEPGPPPRDGVRRSRTPLLAVASLVVVGTLASTASAGFTGHTRNSGSDWTAGSWTQPYVTAVLADRPYGFWLLDETSGQYASDRSGNDRTGQYYGNLALGTPGGLPRNPGTAIDNAGGRAVLGTQAVAAPSAYSIELWFRTTARTQAYLAGFEDDRDDNWRGAAADRIVSMTPSGHITFGTWKNGDLPLTTAAPYNDGAWHHLVVTSTPSRFSTVYVDGVRVVSGTSSYVESYPGYWRVGQGSTGNQNGFTASFTGDLDNVAIYHSTLPATRVAAHWAAR; encoded by the coding sequence ATGACCGCCACGTCCGTCCTCGACGGGGACCTCCAGCGCCCCGCGGCCTCGCCTCGGCACGCCTCGGAGGTCCGCGACTGGACCCGTCTCGCGGGGGTGCTGCTGGCCCGCATCTACCGCACGTTCGTCCTCGGGCTGGTGGTCATCGCGGTCGCTCCCGTCGTGCTCGGGTGGGGGTCCTACGTCGTCCGGTCCGGGTCCATGGAGCCGTCCATCCGGGTCGGCGACGTCGTCGTCGCCAAGCCCTGGGCCGACGACCACCGGGTCCGGGTCGGGCGGGTGTTCGTCTACGACGACCCGGCCACGACGCGACCGCACCTGATGGTCCACCGCGTCGTGGAGCTGCGTGACGACGGCGACTACACCACCGCCGGCGACGCCAACGAGCTCACCGACGTCACCCCGCTCCCACGCAGCGACATCCGGGCGACCGCCGTGCTCCTGGTCCCCCACGCCGGGCTGCCGGTCACCTGGCTCCAGGCCGGACGGTGGCTCCCGCTCGCCGCGTGGCTCCTCGTGACGGTGGCGGCCTTCGCGCTCGCCACCCGCAGGCTCGACGGCGAGCCGCCACGGTGGCGGCTGCTCCGCATCCTTCGCGACCGCTTCACCTCGCGTCCCCCTCCGGACGGACCCTCCTCGTCAGGCGGGACCGAGCCCGGGCCACCACCCAGGGACGGCGTACGCCGCTCGCGCACCCCGCTCCTGGCCGTGGCCTCGTTGGTCGTCGTCGGCACGCTCGCCTCGACCGCCAGCGCCGGCTTCACCGGGCACACGAGGAACAGCGGTTCGGACTGGACGGCAGGGTCGTGGACGCAGCCCTACGTCACCGCCGTCCTGGCCGACAGGCCGTACGGCTTCTGGTTGCTCGACGAGACCAGCGGTCAGTACGCCTCGGACCGGTCGGGCAACGACCGCACCGGGCAGTACTACGGCAACCTCGCCCTCGGCACCCCCGGCGGGCTCCCCCGCAACCCCGGCACCGCGATCGACAACGCCGGCGGGCGGGCGGTCCTCGGCACGCAGGCGGTCGCGGCGCCGTCGGCGTACTCCATCGAGCTGTGGTTCCGCACGACGGCGAGGACGCAGGCCTACCTCGCCGGCTTCGAGGACGACCGGGACGACAACTGGCGTGGCGCGGCCGCGGACCGGATCGTGTCCATGACCCCGTCCGGGCACATCACCTTCGGCACCTGGAAGAACGGGGACCTTCCCCTCACCACTGCCGCGCCCTACAACGACGGCGCGTGGCACCACCTGGTCGTCACGAGCACGCCGTCGCGCTTCTCCACCGTGTACGTCGACGGGGTGCGCGTCGTCAGCGGGACGAGCTCCTACGTCGAGAGCTACCCGGGGTACTGGCGGGTGGGGCAGGGCAGCACGGGCAACCAGAACGGCTTCACCGCGTCGTTCACCGGCGACCTCGACAACGTCGCGATCTACCACTCCACCCTGCCGGCGACCCGGGTCGCGGCGCACTGGGCGGCACGCTAG
- a CDS encoding PLP-dependent aminotransferase family protein produces the protein MSPVISAQRIATLTGDFPRSPAYLGLAESLRVLIGDGRIGIGVRLPSERELTGALDVSRTTITRAYEVLRESGYAEARRGSGTFTTVPGGHRRAHDRSLLPGTGGEDIIDLNCAAHSAPPGLVEAYQRATEELPAYLSGPGYFPLGVPALQARIAAAYEARGLPTVPEQVMVTAGALAAASIVAQAYTSPGDRVVVESPTYPNATQAVRHAGARLVPAAVDPEGWDLDALAATLRQSAPRLAYLIPDFQNPTGHLMSEAQREELAAALARTRTVVVADEAHQALALTPGLAAAMPRPLAAYADDAITIGSASKSFWGGLRLGWVRAPLADMDRLIHARIGLDLGAPVFEQLVLADLMDHADEVLPLHRERLVAGRDALVTGLREHLPEWRFRVPDGGLALWCELPEALGTATSAEAERRGVVVAPGPVFTVEGGLDRYVRIPWTASPETLTEAVRRLADAWEHVSTSTRPASSRSRREGAGRVMVA, from the coding sequence ATGAGCCCGGTGATCAGTGCCCAGCGCATAGCCACTCTCACCGGCGACTTCCCCCGCTCCCCCGCCTACCTCGGGCTGGCGGAGAGCCTGCGCGTGCTCATCGGCGACGGCCGGATCGGGATCGGCGTACGCCTGCCGAGCGAGCGCGAGCTCACCGGCGCGCTCGACGTCTCCCGCACGACGATCACGCGGGCCTACGAGGTGCTGCGCGAGTCGGGGTACGCCGAGGCGCGTCGCGGGTCGGGGACCTTCACCACCGTGCCGGGCGGGCACCGCCGCGCCCACGACCGCTCGCTGCTGCCCGGGACCGGGGGCGAGGACATCATCGACCTCAACTGCGCCGCGCACTCCGCACCCCCCGGGCTCGTGGAGGCCTACCAGCGCGCGACCGAGGAGCTGCCGGCCTACCTCAGCGGCCCGGGATACTTCCCGCTCGGGGTCCCTGCGCTGCAGGCGCGCATCGCGGCGGCGTACGAGGCCCGCGGGCTGCCCACGGTGCCGGAGCAGGTCATGGTCACCGCCGGCGCGCTCGCCGCTGCGTCGATCGTGGCCCAGGCCTACACCTCCCCCGGCGACCGCGTCGTGGTGGAGTCGCCGACCTACCCCAACGCCACGCAAGCGGTGCGCCACGCGGGCGCTCGGCTGGTCCCCGCGGCGGTGGACCCCGAGGGCTGGGACCTCGACGCGCTCGCGGCGACGCTCCGGCAGTCGGCCCCGCGGCTGGCCTACCTGATCCCCGACTTCCAGAACCCGACCGGCCACCTGATGTCCGAGGCGCAGCGCGAGGAGCTGGCTGCCGCGCTGGCCCGCACCCGCACCGTGGTGGTCGCCGACGAGGCCCACCAGGCCCTGGCGCTCACGCCCGGCCTGGCGGCGGCGATGCCCCGGCCGCTGGCGGCGTACGCCGACGACGCGATCACCATCGGCAGCGCGAGCAAGTCCTTCTGGGGCGGGCTGCGGCTGGGCTGGGTGCGCGCGCCGCTCGCGGACATGGACCGGCTCATCCATGCCCGCATCGGCCTCGACCTCGGAGCGCCGGTCTTCGAGCAGCTCGTGCTGGCGGACCTGATGGACCACGCCGACGAGGTGCTCCCCCTGCACCGCGAGCGCCTGGTCGCGGGGCGCGACGCGCTGGTGACGGGCCTGCGCGAGCACCTGCCGGAGTGGCGCTTCCGCGTCCCCGACGGCGGTCTCGCGCTGTGGTGCGAGCTGCCCGAGGCGCTGGGCACCGCCACGTCCGCCGAGGCCGAGCGCCGCGGCGTCGTGGTCGCACCCGGGCCGGTCTTCACCGTGGAGGGCGGCCTCGACCGCTACGTCCGGATCCCGTGGACCGCGTCGCCGGAGACCCTCACCGAGGCCGTACGCCGACTCGCCGACGCGTGGGAGCACGTGTCGACCTCCACCCGGCCGGCGTCGAGCCGGTCGCGCCGGGAAGGTGCCGGCCGGGTGATGGTCGCGTAG